The DNA region TTTCAGTTAGATACAGTTCTACACTCGATTAATGTAACAAATTGTAAAGCAACCGACAACATAAGACCTCTGAACTCAGGGCAGATCTCGGCTCAATGCTCGAAGATCGAGGCTTCAGGGCGGATTTTGGCATTGGGAAATATAGAAATCCCCAGGATCGCGAGCTAAACTCTCTCAGGGTTAGCAATATACAGAAATAAATCTTCACGCTTCAAGGAGTAGGGTGAGATGAGATTCATCAAAAAATGTAAAAATCTTTATTAAGAATCGCTGCAATACCTTGAGAATATTTTAGTCTTGAGGCAACCTAGAAGAAGAGAGGTGAAGTAAGAATTCAGAAATTTGCTGATAAGTTCAGCCCTATTCAAGCATCTTCCGAGGATATAACCATGCATACATTAAATCACGATCTAGATACCAAACTAATAGAGGCTGATGGCCGATACCTCAATGCACAAGAGCTTTATCCTTTAGAGCAATATTTGCAAAGCTATCAACTCCGGCTACAAACCTATCAGCTTCTGAGTGAAAACAGTGAAAAGCTGATCGTCAATACCCTCCGTAAATTTGCCCAAGCCTATCCAGAGTTAATCAAAAATCATGGCGCTCGATGCAAATACGATATGGGTTCAGTCATTCGTTATATTGCCTTGTCAATTTTGCGGAATGACGAGATGTTCTTCAAAGAACAAATGATGTTTTGGCTCGACACTATTTTAGTGGCTTATAAACGCACCAGTCATTGTACGAGGGTTTATGACTATTTGCATAAAGAAGTGGATGAGCTGTTGCCCCCTAACTGTAGTAGTTTAGTCCATCCTTATATCAAAATCATTACCGTGATGTTGAACTCCCATGTTTAAGTAAATCGATCCTGTTGTAGAGGAAAATACACCCATGAACTGCCCCCCTAAACCCATAACTGTCAGTCGAACTTCATCGCTCGAAGAACGGCAACAAGCGCTGATCGCCATCTATTATCAAGTATTGGAGCGTCAGCCTTATCAGTATGAACACAAACTTTTAAAGAAAGCCGAGCATCAATTTTTGCACGATAAAATTGGAGTACGTCGGTTTCTGAAAGAGCTAGGTCATTCTGCTGTTTATCTGGATTCTTTCTATCACCGTTACTCCAATGTGAAGTTCTTAGAAATCTGCTTGAAACACTTTCTTGGTCGTGCGCCAAAAGATAAAGCTGAAATTCAACACTATTCGCAAACTTTAACCACAAAAGGTGTTGACCAGTTAATTACCGCTATTCTAGATTCAGAGGAATACCGGAAAGTTTTCGGATGTTTTACCGTTCCTTATGCGCGATCGCCCAAATATTACGAATCACCCCAATCTTACCTAGAAACCCAGTGGTTGAACTCCGAACACATTGGGCAACGGGGAACCACTGTCCCCACCCGATATTGGCATGACTTAGGCTGGGTGTGTGAAGGAGGAGTTTGCCATCCCGAAGCTGGCGAAATTCTTAATCCTCCGATTTCCAACGAAGTTGAAGTAGCTGTTCAGGAATTAGTCAAGCTCGTGGAATCTGAACAGGGACAAAAAGCATTAGCGTCAATTTCACCTCAACAACTGGAAAAATTACGGTCAGCGATTGGTTGATGATTGTGTATTGTTCCGTCTTCCTAACTCAAACCTGCTTCAGCAGGTTTTTTTGTGGCTAGAGAAATCATTCCGTTGGCCTCCTAAATTTGTTATGACAGAGGAGATCCTTTCATGTCTTGAAGGTCAACCTTATGTTTGATCATTATCTGATGCGTAAACGAGCAACCCGGTGGATCTCTTGCCTGGGCTTGTTTTTGGTTGTATTCAGTATCATTGTAGTAACTGGGCATTTAAGCTGGAGTCTCCCCCTTGAGTCAAAAGAGCCTTCAGATCGACAAGAGTTAATCAGTGTCGTTAACCATCTAGAACAGATGTGGAAAAACGATTACACCGATTACTTCCAATCAGGGACTAGGAATCAGTCAGCCCTACAAGCACCAGAAATTGCCGAGTTTCTGGCTCGGAAGGAGAAAGAAACTGGAAAAACCCCAGCGCTACTCTATCTTCATCCTATGCCAGAAGGTCTAAATTTACTTTTGATGACGGCTCAGGGTCATCTAACCCATCATCAGATCCAAGATGCATCTCAACCTAAACTTGGGGAAATCGCTGATGAATTTCGCAGCACAATCACCAATCCCCGATATATCCGGACAACGCGATATCAAGCTTCGGCACAACAACTCTACGAGTGGATCATCCGCCCGATAGAAGCCCAATTAGAAACGGAAGGCATTGACACCTTACTCTTATGTACAGGAGTGGGATTAAGATCGGTTCCGTTTGCTGCCTTATTTGATGGTGAGCAATTTTTAGTGGAAAAATATAACTTGGCGATGATCCCAGCGTTTAACTTGATGACGGTGGGAGCAGAAAAACCCCAACAGTCAAAACTTCTGGCGATGGGAGCCTCGGAGTTTAAGAATCTCAATCCTTTACCTGCCGTTGCCCTAGAATTGGAGTTGCTCCGTGAGGGGATAGTGCAAGGGCAAAACGTTTGGGAGAGCCGAGCGTTTTTGAATGAGGAATTTACCTTAGAGAACTTACAAACCCAATTGGAATCCCAGGATTTTGATATTGTTCATTTAGCCACCCATGCTGAATTTCAGCCGGGAAAACCGAATCAATCCTATATTCAATTTTGGGATACTCAGCTTACCCTGGATCGGATTCGCCAACTGCCTTTGGATGATCCGCCTTTGGATTTACTGGTGTTGAGTGCTTGTCGGACGGCTATTGGCGATCCGGAAGCGGAATTAGGGTTTGCGGGATTAGCGTTTGAAAGTGGTGTGCAATCAGCGTTAGCGAGTCTTTGGTATGTCAGTGATGGGGGAACTTTGGCACTGATGAGTGAATTTTATCAGCAGTTACCCAGGGTTTCAATGAAAGCGGAAGCCCTGCGCCAAGCGCAAATTTCCCTATTACGAGGAGAAGTAAGTTTAAATAACCGTGAATTACGGGGGAGTCGGGGGGCGGTGGAATTACCTTCAGAGCTAAGTAATTTGGCTATTGATAATCTAGCCGCTCCGTTTTATTGGGCGGCTTTTACTCTCATTGGTTCTCCTTGGTAGACAGAGGGTAAGGATCATCAGCCACAATGGGAACAGATCGATCTCAAGTGGAGGACATACTGATGATCTTTAGCTTTGAACGGAAACAGTGGGTTGCCGTTGCGCTGGCGACAGTGGTGTTTGTCTCTGGTTGTGCGGGTACGACCGGATCTTCATCTTCAAGCAGTAGCCAACGGAATACGCCAACCCAAACTCAGCCCCAGAAGAGTTCAGAGGATACGACTCAATCTTGGCAAAATACGCAACGGGAGACGACTAAACGCAATGCTGCACCAGCCGTGAAGAAGGAAGCGCTTCCAGGTTCTCGTTTGAACCGCTTTTTCCCCAGGTCTGGGGATGGGTATCAGGTGGTTGCAGCTCAGGAGAAAAAGGGATTTTCTGAATATAAGCTGAAGCAGGGAGGAACAGATATGGCGGTTTTGTCGATTTCCGATACGATTAGTTTGCCTGCGGCTCGGAAAAAGTACGAAAAGAGTACCAAAAATATTGGGGGGTTTCCGGCGGTGACTCAGGGGAAAAATATTACGGGGGTTTTGGTGGCCGATCGCTTTCAAGTGAAGGCCCAATCTCGCGATCAGTCTTTTACAGAGAGCGATCGCCAAGTTTGGCTGCAAAAGTTTGATTTGCAAGGATTATCCAGACTGAAATAATGGGAGATTTAGGGGCGGGTAAAACCGCCTCTTGAATGACTGATCTATGGACAGGAATAAAAATGACAAATTTGGCGGTACTCGAACAGACGGTCGCATCAATGTTGAACCCTCAAGTGGCGGCTCCCGATGGGGGGGAGGTGGTTGAGGAACTGTTGGCTTGGGAAAAGTGGGGGAAAAAGGAGAAAGCGCCCTATAGCTTCGAGCAACTAGCGGGAACTTGGCGCTTGTGTTGGATTACGGGGGAAAAACAACGGGGGCGATCGCTTAATTTGACGCAGATGAAGTTAGCGCAAACCCTGCTGCGGGTGATTCCAATTCAATTGGTTTACCGTCCGTTACCCGATTTAGAAGAGATCGAGGGGGAGAAATTTGAAGGGGGAGAAGTCGAAAATCGAATTCAAATCGGCTTGTTTACCCTAGTCGTGTTTGGGCCCGCAAAACGTTTAAAGTCTAATTCCATTCTAGCATTTGACTTTACGACAATGCAAGTGAAATTTTTCGGTAAAGTCCTATTTTCTACCCTGATTCGCAACGGAGAAAACCGCAACGCTCGATTCTATGGTGCGCCTATCCGGGAACTAGCGTTTTTCAACTACTTTTTAGTCCAAGATAACCTGATTGCTGCTCGCGGACGGGGGGGAGGATTAGCCCTTTGGGGAAGAAGTGCGGGGTAATGAGTAACGCCTATTGCCGTTTACCTCTTGCCCCTAGTACAAAGCCACGGCATCACTGGCGCGATGCGTAAAGCGATCGCTCTGCGAATTGCCAGGCAGTGATCTCCGTCGCCATAGCTGCTCAATAGCCATCACAGGTTAGCTTGTACACGATCATCCTCAACACTGAGGAGTGTCACTTACCGATCGCAAAAACTTGTAGAGAATAAAAACATCAGGATTTAGGGAGAATACCATGCTATCAGCGACAGACAAACTATCCGACTACATCTCTAGCCTTTTTGCTTCCGTTAGTATAATCAACTCCATTTCCACTGAAGACTTGTTCTTCCTCAAGCTAACCTGTCAAACCTTTAGCAAGGAGAGTGAAGAATACAAAGCAGCATATCGCATCTTAAGAGGTGTACAACGAGGTAAAGTCAAGATTGTAACAGAGTCCTTAGCCTGCTAGGAAAAACATTACAGCGCTTCGCGCTGTAAGAGAATGGACTAGAGGAAGAATTCACCTTTGGCAATGGGGATGACTGTACCGCCGACTTGAACCGAAATCGTATCTTGATGCCGGTGAGCGCTGAGGTGTAAGAGGGAGGGGCGATTAATTTCATAGCCTTGTTCGACGCGCACATTATGAATATCTTCAGTTTCTAAATAATGATGTTGAACTAAATAGCCTGCAAAACAGCCATTGGCGCTGCCGGTTGCGGGATCTTCGGGAATGCCGAGATAGTCGGCAAACATGCGAGCGCTAAAGGTATTTTCGGGATGTTTGGTTTCGGGACAAAAGACAAAAATCATTTTTACGGGCTTGTCTTCTATAAATTCAAAATATAAGGGTTGCTGAATTCGACATCGCTTGAGAGCGGCTTGGGTTTTCAGGGGAACGATAATAAAGGGAATTCCAGTCGAGACGGTTTGAATGGGAAAGCGATCGTCAATGTCTTCCGGTTCTAAACTGAGGATAGGAGCAAGGACTTCTTTAGAATAGGTAGCGGTAAATTCTGGCGGATTTTGCTGCATCCATAAGATTTCTGTTTGATTCTCCGTTTGCCAATGGACGGGAATTTGGCCGACTTGCAGGTTTAAGGTGACGCGCTCGACGGTTGATCCAATAATGGCTTGCTGGATGATGTAGGCAGTGCCTAGGGTGGGATGTCCTGCAAAGGGGAGTTCTTGCGTGGGGGTAAAGATGCGGACTGGGTAGCCACCATTTTCCGGGCGATCGCCTAAAATAAACGTAGTTTCTGAAAAGTTAATTTCCTTGGCAATAGTTTGCATCGTTTCCGTCGTCAGTTCTCCCGCATCGAGAATGACAGCTAATTGATTGCCGCTATAGGGTTTCACAGCAAAAACATCAACAATATAAAAAGGGACAGAAGCCATAGAAGCTCACACCAGTCATGGACTTAAGTTTAGTTTATCAAAGTTTTAGGGAAATTTAATATGGAGATCTCCTAAAATGGGAATACTTTATTGAAACTTCTAAAATCACAAATCAATGACTCGAACTTCAGTCTATTGGAAAAGAAGCCTACAAGTCCTTCTTGGCCTTGTTATCGCCGTCATGATTGGGCTAATCAGTGGGCGTTTCTGGAGCGCGGCTGCTTTTGAAGTCCGTTTGTTGCACACCAACGATCATCACGCCCATTTAGAACCCGTAGGGATGGGAGAAAATGGGACATTGGGAGGGATTTCTAAACGCAAAACCCTAATCGATCAACTCAGAGAAGAGAGTGCGATCGCCAATCAACCCTTATTCGTCTTAGATGCAGGTGACGTATTCCAAGGAACACTCTATTTTAACACCTATCAAGGGCAAGCTGATAGTAAATTTTACAATGCCTTAAAGTATGATGCCATGACCCTCGGCAATCATGAATTCGATCGGGGTCAGGAGGTGTTAGCAAAATTCATTCAAGGGAGTAAATTTCCCCTGGTTTCGGCTAATCTTAAAATCGCGTCTAACTCCCCTCTCTCTGGGTTAGTCCAACCCTGGACTATTCTGGAAAAGGATGGGCAAAAGATCGGGATTTTGGGACTCACAACTCCGGAAACCATGAGTATGGCAGAAGTTGGGGAAGGGGTGGAATTTTTAGACCCAGTGGAAGCAGCCAAAGAAGCAATCAAAGCGTTAAGCGAAGAAGGAATTAATAAAATCATTGCCCTCACCCATCTGGGAATTACTGAGGATCTCAAGTTAGCCCAACAAGTCGATGGAATAGATGTAATTATTGGCGGCCATTCCCATACCAGAGTCGGAGATATGCCAGAGGCAACTTATCCCTATCCTATTGTGGAAAAAACACCCAATGGTCAACCCATTTTAGTCGTCACCGCTTGGGAATGGGGTAAATATTTAGGGGATTTAGATATTACGTTTAATCGCCAGGGAAATCTTCAGAACTGGCAGGGAAATCTTCATCCTGTAAATGCGGAAATTACCGATCATCCTCAATTTGAGGAGATTTTAGAAGCTTTCGCTGAACCCATCGATCAAATGAAGGCTAAAGTGATTGGAAAAACCCCGGTTAAACTGAATGGCGATCGCCCGGATATTCGCCAAAAGCAAACCAACCTAGGCACTCTTTTAGGAGAAGCATTGCTGACCAAAACAGTCCTTAACAATACTCAAATTGCAATTATTAATGGAGGTGGAATTCGAGGAAGTATTGCAGCCGGAGAAATTAGCATCGGTGATGTTTTAGAAGCTTTCCCTTTTTCCAATACGATTATTGAAGTAGACTTAACGGGAAAACAGATTAAAGAGCTTCTAGAATATGGAGTCAGTCAAGTGGAGAAACTCGATGGTTGTTTTCCCCAAGTGGCGGGACTGAAACTGGATTGGAGCGCCGATTTACCGGTGGGTTCGCGGATGCTGAGTATCCAAACTCGACAAGCTGATGGCGCTTATGTTCCCCTAGATCTGGATCAAACGTATCGGGTAGTTACGTCTAGTTTTTTGTTTAAAGGAGGAGATGGATATAGCCTATTTGCTGAAGGTAAAAATATGATGGATACGGGGTATTTATTGTCTGATACTCTGATAGAATATATCCGCGATCGCTCCGACATTAACCCGTAACCCTTGGTTGTCCCTATCCCATGTTGTTATCCGTCCTCAAAAAGCGCCTAGGCTTATCCGAAGATCAACTGAAAAGGCTAGGCGCATTTCTGCTGCTGGCCTTAACCTTAGTGGGAACTCAAGGGTTAGCATCTTTACTCGCTCGTTCCCTGTTTTTGGCTAATGCAGGAGCGGATCAACTGCCCTTGCTCTATACCTTAACCCCGATTTGTGTAATTGCTATCTCTGGGTTGTTTTCCCAGGTGATTGGTCAATTTTCCCATAAGCGCTTGCTGCAATTGCTGCTGTTAGGTAGTGCCCTGTTTATGTTGGGGTTAAGAATTTTGGGATGGTTAGAGTCTGGACTCTATATTCTGTTTATCTTTTATATTTTTTCCGAAGTCGTCAGCGTGCTGGTGATTAAAATCGGCTTTTGGAATTTGGTGGCGGATTATTTTACGGCGTTAGAACTGAAGCGCTATACCTCTTATCTGAATTTAGCCTCTAGTTTAGGCTATTTACTGGCGAATACGATCGCCGGTATTGCCCTTCAGGTGATTAAACCCTCTGTGCTGGTGATGGCACTGCCGGTATTGTATGGGCTGGCGATCGCCGAAATGGTCTATATTGAAATTGACCAAAACGATATCGAAGTTAACGAACCCCATCAACAAGCGGAAACCCTCAAAGACTCCCTGCGCCAATTTCCCCAACTGATTTCCCGCTATCCGATTATTCTGTTTCTGACGGGCAATACCTTTTTACTCCTATTATTGCGGCTCTTAGGAGAATACCAATACTCAGCCATCTACGCTGAGACCTTGGGAGATGCCCAAAAATTAGCCAGTTTTCTCGCTTTAATGGCCACGCTCTTAAGTGTACTAGAATTTGGCTTATCGTCTCTCGTCACTCCCTGGTTAATTCAGACAATGGGAGTGCGACGCATGAATCTGATTTATCCGATCACCACCCTAGCTAGTTTTATCGGTTTATTTCTCGCTCCAGGACTCGGTTCGGCGGTTTTCACTAACATTAACCAGCGCTCCCTCAATTATGGTATGGCAGAAGCGGTACGTCTGCTGAACTATAATGCGGTTCCCCCGCGCATTTTGGGGCGGTTTCGAGTTTTGAGTGAAGGGCTATTTTCCCCGATTGGGCAAGTGTTAGGGGGTTTGATTCTTCTAAGCGCCCAAAAGTGGGGAAATTTAAGCACAACGGCCTTATTGGGTATTGGTTTAAGTATTATTTATAGTGGGGTGGGTTATTTGACCGGTCGCAGTTATCTAGATTCTTTAATGTCTATGGTAACGGAAGGATTGGTGAATTTAGAGGGGGTGAAAACGGGATGGGTGAAACTTCCGGCTTCCTATCAAGAGGAAGTGAAAAAAATGCTCACCAGTGGCGATCGCCAAACTCAGCTTTTAGGGCTACAATTAGCTACTCGTCTCCAGAACCCTAGCCAGGTG from Roseofilum capinflatum BLCC-M114 includes:
- a CDS encoding phycobilisome rod-core linker polypeptide, with the protein product MNCPPKPITVSRTSSLEERQQALIAIYYQVLERQPYQYEHKLLKKAEHQFLHDKIGVRRFLKELGHSAVYLDSFYHRYSNVKFLEICLKHFLGRAPKDKAEIQHYSQTLTTKGVDQLITAILDSEEYRKVFGCFTVPYARSPKYYESPQSYLETQWLNSEHIGQRGTTVPTRYWHDLGWVCEGGVCHPEAGEILNPPISNEVEVAVQELVKLVESEQGQKALASISPQQLEKLRSAIG
- a CDS encoding CHAT domain-containing protein, with product MFDHYLMRKRATRWISCLGLFLVVFSIIVVTGHLSWSLPLESKEPSDRQELISVVNHLEQMWKNDYTDYFQSGTRNQSALQAPEIAEFLARKEKETGKTPALLYLHPMPEGLNLLLMTAQGHLTHHQIQDASQPKLGEIADEFRSTITNPRYIRTTRYQASAQQLYEWIIRPIEAQLETEGIDTLLLCTGVGLRSVPFAALFDGEQFLVEKYNLAMIPAFNLMTVGAEKPQQSKLLAMGASEFKNLNPLPAVALELELLREGIVQGQNVWESRAFLNEEFTLENLQTQLESQDFDIVHLATHAEFQPGKPNQSYIQFWDTQLTLDRIRQLPLDDPPLDLLVLSACRTAIGDPEAELGFAGLAFESGVQSALASLWYVSDGGTLALMSEFYQQLPRVSMKAEALRQAQISLLRGEVSLNNRELRGSRGAVELPSELSNLAIDNLAAPFYWAAFTLIGSPW
- a CDS encoding PhzF family phenazine biosynthesis protein; translation: MASVPFYIVDVFAVKPYSGNQLAVILDAGELTTETMQTIAKEINFSETTFILGDRPENGGYPVRIFTPTQELPFAGHPTLGTAYIIQQAIIGSTVERVTLNLQVGQIPVHWQTENQTEILWMQQNPPEFTATYSKEVLAPILSLEPEDIDDRFPIQTVSTGIPFIIVPLKTQAALKRCRIQQPLYFEFIEDKPVKMIFVFCPETKHPENTFSARMFADYLGIPEDPATGSANGCFAGYLVQHHYLETEDIHNVRVEQGYEINRPSLLHLSAHRHQDTISVQVGGTVIPIAKGEFFL
- a CDS encoding bifunctional metallophosphatase/5'-nucleotidase, encoding MTRTSVYWKRSLQVLLGLVIAVMIGLISGRFWSAAAFEVRLLHTNDHHAHLEPVGMGENGTLGGISKRKTLIDQLREESAIANQPLFVLDAGDVFQGTLYFNTYQGQADSKFYNALKYDAMTLGNHEFDRGQEVLAKFIQGSKFPLVSANLKIASNSPLSGLVQPWTILEKDGQKIGILGLTTPETMSMAEVGEGVEFLDPVEAAKEAIKALSEEGINKIIALTHLGITEDLKLAQQVDGIDVIIGGHSHTRVGDMPEATYPYPIVEKTPNGQPILVVTAWEWGKYLGDLDITFNRQGNLQNWQGNLHPVNAEITDHPQFEEILEAFAEPIDQMKAKVIGKTPVKLNGDRPDIRQKQTNLGTLLGEALLTKTVLNNTQIAIINGGGIRGSIAAGEISIGDVLEAFPFSNTIIEVDLTGKQIKELLEYGVSQVEKLDGCFPQVAGLKLDWSADLPVGSRMLSIQTRQADGAYVPLDLDQTYRVVTSSFLFKGGDGYSLFAEGKNMMDTGYLLSDTLIEYIRDRSDINP